The window ACTGAAAGTTATAAACAAATGAAAGTAAGAAACCAAGCATCAACTACATAAATACAAATCCAAACATATGGTAAAATAGTCTGAATACAATAGTCATTCATGGGAAGATCAAGTAATGTCAAGCTGCAATTACCTTAGCAAAATCTTCATCTGGGACCTGCAATTTCTTCTGTATTCGCACCTTCACCTGAGCTAAACTTTCACCCTCATAGATAACCATGAGAAAAGGTTCCCCGAAATTCTGAATTTGctgtttcaaatttcaagaagTAAAAAATGCTGCATCAGACAAAAATCCGTttttctttttccccttttccCCGTGGAGTTGGGATATGGGTGCAGAGAATCTCACCATTTGGTTCTGTGCAGTCTCTTTAGTGAAGTGATACACATGAATCAAACGATCAACCGGGCctagatttttctcttcttcaggAATCTGCGGGGAAGATAGAGAAGATCCAGATTAATATACTGCAATTTAACTGGGTCAAATAGTAATAGCTGATGCTAAATGTGAGGTATCAAATATTATTGGCATGTCACTCCTTAATAACTTCGTTGACGATCAATATGAAGCAGCAACTCGATTCCCTTTCTaggatcaaaaaaataaaattattatgcAGTTCTATGTACAAAAACACTAAGTTGCCCAATGTTAGGCTCCTATGCTATATCGTCCACACTCCACATTTCCAACCCTAGGAGTGTTCGGATGTTAAACGTCGCTCTTGATTGGGGAAATGGGTGATTGTCTTCtccaatggccttggttaatccTAAACAAATGTGCTAGATTTTTGGGGTTAACTCAAggtccattttctttctttacagcACTAATTCAGAAGTATCAAAGAAGTCAAACCTGTATTCCTGTCTGCTTCTCTACACCACTATTCTTTAGATTCATGGACCTATATCATAAAGGCTATCAATGACAGCAGTAGCTTATAAGGCCCTACATAGTTTCAATCTTTTACAAAGAAAAGCTTGTAATAAAAGTCAGCCACATCTATAAGTGGTAATTAGTTTGAGAGGAGGGGGTGAGGAAGAGAAGGATAAAAGCTTTGACCACAGGAAAACTCACTACCCTACCCACCATTACAGCCACTATAAAGGCACATGCAGATATAATAGGATAGAAGAGGAGAACCGGAAAGGAGAGTGTAAGAGAAAGAACCTCTTCGGCCCGTAATGTCCAGTACTGGTCATTTATGTTCTCTATCTTCTCACTTGTATGAAATATCTGCATGAAAGCAATAATTTAAGCAAGAGGTAAATATAATGCAGCCAAAGACAATGTCTACAAACTAATATATcactaaaatatttatataatttgtaGACTTCAACAGTTTCTGAGCTTATGTCATAACGACCAGGACTTCTTCAGAGGCAAATATGGCGACAAAAATAAAAAGACCTAGTTAACAAGTACAAAATGAAGCAAATGTAAGTATTGAAACCAATACCTTATAAATCTTGTGGTAGAAGACCTCTAGCAATCTTAATTCTGCATCTGGATTTGACAACTCAACCTGTTATACAGCACAGTAGAGTAACATCAAGTAAAGCTAATGATATAGAAACATCCATAAAGGAGAAGAGTATGTTTCAATTCAGAGGTAAGTTGAAACTAGGCAATACCAGACCAAGTTTaccattttacctttttcttcagATCATTAATTACATCACCCACAGTAGATTGTTTTGGCAATCTGATAGTGTAAGTGACCACCTAGACAGCGAAGGAGGAGAAATTTGAGAAATTATAAaagcaaaaaggaaaaaaaggtgcTCCCGGTTAGAGAAAGGTAACAGAGTAAATCAATGAAAATCAGAGCTGCATGCTTACTTCATCTTTGGTAACATGATGAAAAGCAACTTTCAAGGTTTTTAAACCTTGCAGTTCTGGCAAAGGAATGTCCAGTACTTCATAGTACAAAATATCAGATGTCTGTCCACGATGAGTTATAATAGTTAGACTTGCAGGAACTAATACTCATTATTATCAGTCAATGTTAACACACACCTGATTGTAGTGGACCAGCATATCTGCAAGGGTGTCTACACCTCGGTACTTAATTGGCTGCGGTTTAGGTTGCTGAGAGTAACAATTATGGGGTGTGAGCCTAATTTTAGATGGATCATCCAAGCCAAGTTGTTGGGCTACTCTTTCCACAACTTCATCATATGTATTAGTCTTTGACCTTTGCATTAACAAGAAAATGTCTGAGAAAGTAATGGCGAAAAAATATTGTGGACAATCATCTAGTCTACCTTTtctaatgaaaagaaaaaaaaaagagtaagatGACATTATTAGCATATCCAAAGTTGTAGAACATACAGCTCTAAACAGAAATCATCCTCCTTCGACTTTTCTAAGGATCGGAAGTGAACAGCCTGTAAGATCATAGTAGATTAGAAACTGATAATTAACAAAGAATAGTAAAGCCAAAGACAAATTTCATGTCACACTTCATTGAATATTGAACAGGATAAGGACACCACGAAATGGATTTTGGAAGTACAGCCTATTTATGCTAAGCCATCTCACATAGGAATTTCTGTTTGATACAAGCAGAACTCGACTTTGTTACCAGGGAaccaaaaaatctttttttttcaataagtaaTATAAGTGTGTTACTGATGGAGACCAGCAAAAGGTAATGCCGGCAATATTACATAATTTACATCTAAAAAAAGGTCACTTCACAGTGAATGCAAGGAGCCAATGAATTCAGCTATTGCTTCCGGCTCTAATACAGAACCAAAAAAAGATAAAACTTTGGTAATCAGATTGAAACTACCCCACTGTCAGGAAATGCCTATTTTTTCTACGTAAGGtttccatttctttatcatcAAATTTTTTGAGATATAGACACAATGGCCATCGTGTTCTGCTTCTATGGTGGAAAATATCAGATAAGccaactcttttttctttatcatCAAATTTCAGTgaacagatttttttttttcttgattactAATATCAGTGACCAAATCTAAGCAATCATTTCATAATTTCGTCGGAACACTAATAAAAATGTTCCATGGAAATTTGAGACTCTGAGTTGTAACAATGATTCTAAACAGAAGAACCAGCTCAAACAATGTAATCTGATAAGATATCGAAGTTCAACAGCTAGGCCGATCAAAAACTTCTCTAGCAATTATCAGAGAAGTGGGCAAGTTTTTCCAAGATAGATATCTCTTCTATTAAGTTAAACAATTAATCTGAGCCACTAGGGCCACTAATCAACATCCCATTATCTAAGGCAATAAAAAGCAATATCCGTGATCCATTACCAGCAATGTTGAAAACATACAAACAGGACAAAATGGAAGAGAAAATTAGTTGATAAATCTATCTATGTCAACCTATGCATGGATTACCTGGCGATTGTAAACATACTCCAGGAAAGAAGGAACATCAGGATACCGGAACTTTTGGCGATTTTCAGGAGAAAGGAATTTCTGATAGCATACTATGTCACCATCCTCAAGCTGCACAGAAATGAGTATCAGAGAAATCAATGAAGTCTGTTGTCACCACACACTTAATAGGGATTTTGGTATACCTGGCTCGATCGGAAAGCAAATTTCTTGTCTATGAGTTCACACATGACAATCGGTTCATATTTTATTTCCTGAACAAAATTAAGTAAAAGTGAGATTTAGCACAAATGAATTAATGAATTGCTCAAACAGTCTCCTTCAAGATGGTTAAAATTGCACTTGGCATTGTTAGGTCCCCAAATTATGGAAAGCACTTCTGATCCAAAAGCGAACCATAAATGGAAGAAAAGAATTGAGACCATACGAATGCTATGAAATGTGAGATTGTATAGGATCCCATCGGGAAATAAGCTCCTAGACATATGCTTGGCCCACACACAAATTAGAAAATGGAAGGAAAGATTTAAGATTGTACAAGAACACATTAGGAACATAAGCCTCTAGAGGAACTTACATGTTTGAGCACATAGTAGTCTTTTGGATTTAGCTCTTCCTTTATTGGAACTCCTATCACTACAATCTAATTCTACCGTCTGATTTTTATAACAAAATTATAACCAATTTGGTCTTATTCTGCACCTCTAGTTTCAGGCTTTAAGTTTCTGGGTCTGCACGCATACGCTATGCtatattcatattattattttagctGCAAAGAATCTTCTGTTTCTCGTAAACTGCAAAGCTTATTACAATCATACACATTCTCTTTACCAAGGATTTGATCTTAagtcccaaaaaaaaaaaagagttaaaagtAACACCTCCTAAAAGCCACCACTTCGACAACTATAAACCAATGCATGAAGagagggggtgggggtggaggagAGCACATAATAAGGACCCGAAGGAGAAAAGCTAGTTTTGCAAAGATGAAATGCTAAGACATTTTACCCTTTACTTGGTCTTGGACCTAGGCACTACAAAGTGCAAGCATAGGTGCAAACGGAAGAAAATCCAGATATAATTAGATGATGACCAGCATAAGAAGGCTGGAAGGGAAACAACTGGAAGAACAGCTGCAAGGTCTGGAGTGGCATAGATTCCCATCTAATGCATCTCTAAAACTTCTAATTTCAAAAAAGAGTGATGATACTCATTCAATGATCATCAATAATACCCAGATATGTTCTAGAAACAAACCTCATAAAGTTCAATCTCTTGATCAGGGGCATATCCAGCCATTTCATTTAGTTTGTTCAAGATTTCAGTTGGATTACTCGTTCCCTTTACAAAGAGTCTTCCGGCATACCTACCGTACAAGAGAACCCATCAATCAACAAAACAAAATTTCAATCAAAACGAAAAATTAGAGCTGTCAATATGGGCGGACCCAGTCATCCGAACTAGCCCACACGGGTTTTGGGGTTTGACGGGCCAGGCCGGGCTAGCCCATCAACATGACAGGCCAGAAATAGCAAGCCCAACCCATCACACAGTGAGTTGCAGGCCTCCACGGGTAGacccactttttaaaatatacattttttataatcttaatttaaattttaaattgttaattatataaatatttacaatataatattatatttgttaatcaagtctcaaatttacaagaaaatcctaataatttgtgaaattaaataacttttgacaccaaattcaaaccaaataGAGATGTTGAAAACAAACGAAACTGTTAATGTGTAATAATACAAATAGTTAAATAGCAATAttaatctaattttattttaattgatcacaataaaacacaaatAAATGTCAATATTTAGTCAATTAAAAGAGAAATTAACTCCTCAAAAAAAACTCTCATGGCTTTTATGGCGTGTTCATCATCGCCACATCATCttcatcaaatatatttaattccttaaaaaatttagtattttatattttaattatttatatattttataaacatatttaatatttaaatatttattatggtCCAAATAGACCTTGAGTTTGGACtctttattttattgttaatactctattctattttttaatatcttttgTTTGGCCCACGGGCCAGCCCAACCCATATTGCTCAAGCCCAATAGGCCAATGGACTTATACAGGCCGGGCTAAAAAGCCCTATTCTTAAACCGGCTGCAAAAATCGTAGCCCAATCCTATCAAATTACAAGTTGGGCTGGGCCGGCCCAACGGGCTAAGCCCATATTGATGGCTCTACGAAAAATACAGAAGATAATTAATATTACCTCAGCTCCTCTTTCTCAGGatcataaatcttgaagaatAGCAGAATATCATCTTTAGTCTTGTCAGGTGGAGGGATGTGTCTCAAATCCTTATAATCATGCACAAACTATTAAATattgttgataaaaaaaaaaaaaaactttaaattagCATTTCACAGCAAAAACTTGTAAAGAATATTTTACCAGTCCAAGCTCCACTTCCAAGAACAATTTTAGCTCTGCATTTTGAACCTTATTTGATACTTCCCTCAACTGCCCAACCTAAATTCATGTAGAACTTATATCAGGTAATTGAGCAAACAAATGGATCTTTCAGCAGGAATTTTGACCAGGGTAAGTGGTTCGGTGATGTCAGGATACGGTATCCTGATTTAAGTCGCCTTAACACGGATGTCAAACCCTTTTGAAGTTATATTGTCTTTGCAAATTATAAATAAACATCAGCATCCCCTGAAGCCCACACTGGGTGtgctgttgttgttgtagtatccCCTGAAGACAGCAAGTCTTGGCACTACAGATGGAATGCTAAAAAGACagatcctttttcctttttttttcttaaaaaagggATATAGGTAAATTTAAATGATGAAATGAGGATTCATAGAGCCAACCGCAACTTATTTGGGACTGAGgtgtagttgttgttgtataggGTAAGTTTGTTATTCACCCTAGATTTGTTGGACTATGCTATACAACTCATAAGTCCCCCAAGACCCTCGATGAGGAGCCTAATGTATGGGACATACAGGTTTTAGTCTATAGACTTCTTGGTAAAAGGACACTTAACTCTATCTGCCCAATAACTAAAAAGAGAAGTATTTACAGTTTGAGCTTCTTCGAGATGTGTCAATGGCCGGTTTGGACGATATGTATGATTCTGGCGCTTCGCCCATAGCCAAAAACGTTGAAATTGCACCGGTACACCAAATTCTCTGGCAACCTCCTCCTGCACACAGAAACATAATTAGTCAATAGAGACATTGCAAACACTACATCAAAGCTTGAGTCTGCGTAAAAAGTTTAAAGGTTTCAAGAGTCGAGACAGATTTCAGCTAATTCTTTTATCTTCACATGTCAAGAGATCTCAACTAGTTTTAAGTCTAGCAAATGAATCGCAAAAATATAGATCCCTAAATTTAAGTTGCATATATAATGGACACAAAAACACAGAATTAGTATTACTTCGGGCAGCCATAAGTCAAAACTAAGTCAGAGATGGCTAAGCTAATCAAAGCATAGGTCTAAGaaagctaactctttcttcacACCTATATCCACCTCAATTGGAATTTATGAAAGCCGAGTTTTAATTCAACACTcctgatggtaccttgaggtaccaagggacaTTGTGCGTTCTAGATGTGGATTGattgtgagagaggatcttggctgaggcacgTGAGTCGCGCTATGTATCCTGGCTTGATCAAAATATATCacgaccttaaggagatgtattggtggaacaatatgaagcgggatgtggctagttttgtggctaattAAATCAAGAAAGAAGCTGACAGACCTAGGAACAAAATAGAGGTACAAGCTAAAAAGAATATCATGTTACCTTAAAAATGCTAAAAGGTGTTTGCTTCTGAATGCGAAAACTCCTAACTTTGTCATGATCCACTAAATCAAAATGTATGTCCTTCCCAATCTGCTGTTTGAGGTCTTCATCACGAGCAACCTAAGAAGGTAATAAATTAGGTACAGAAGTTCTCAACTTAAACACTACTCTTTTGTACCAGTCACTGAAAAAGgtagaaaatttaaataaaatacctTTATAATTGTGTAAAGGTGTGCCTCtgctttctccttcttcttctgctctttATCTTCTTGTTCTCTCTGTAACCTTGCCTGAAACATGTTCATTAGTCTAGTCAATGTCAAACCAAGAAGTGAACAAATGCCGTTAACAatataaagtaaaacaactcataCGGCAGTCAGCATCTTACCCTGACGTGATCAGCAATGTCCTTTTCATCAACACtacacattattttatccttgtcaCTTTCCCGTATATAGACCAGCATGTAAGCATTTGAGTACTTCGTAAATTTGAAGGGAGCATTATTGAATCCAGGATTTGTCTGTGGCAACTGCCATGAGAATTAAAAACAGATGATAAATGAAAAACAATTCAGCAAATCTGCAATCTGAAGAAAAGACACCAATGAGTAAAATCAAATCAAGAATCACCTCTTCTTCACCCCCATACTGCTCTTCTAGAGCTCTTTTCACATCTTCTTTCGTCACGCGTTCATCATCAAATTTATACCTGGAAAAATCAGGTTACTTCGAGTTAAGTGGAAGATTCAACCCAAGGCACAAAACTTTAGTGTGTCAAAAAGTCAGGTACCTATAAGTATAGAATTAGCCAGCTATTGAATCATAATATACTCATCCTAcaaaattgtgaactaaaattcaAGAGGCTATTAGTGGAGGTTCAATAGATTATCCAACTAGTGTATCTTGATTATGCCATGCCAAGCACAGATATTACCTCAGAAGGAGTATTTCAGGCACCACAACTATAAACAACTTTATTAGGTCCGTTTGAACACGAAAATAGACAAGTTACCAATTGCTTTACGAATTAGAAAGAATTTACTCCACTAGGAATAACCCTAGCGAGGCGTCAATAACCATCAGACCTGGGGATTTCCGGCATTTTGGGAATATTTCTCCATCAGAGAAAAGCTTAGGATGTCTCTAAAGAAACATTAAGCTGAATCCCCAGGTTATTAGGACATTGGACAGTAGGAACAGAGAATCCATAAGTTGCAAAATATAACTGAATGTACTATAATTCAAAGGTCAAAAGCATTATCATGTAAGGGAACAAAAGAAGAGGAAATGGCTTTGATGAGGAGAAGAGACACGGCATGGGTAGTTGCTCTTTCGGCTCTCATGTGGTTCATTTGGAAAGAAAGGAGTAGGGCATTTTGAAGAGGTACATACATTGGAGGGATAACCTCTCATTGTTAGTAGATTCTTGGTGCACCTATAAACTTTCTACCTCTATTGAAGATTGGATGTCTTGTCTAGACAACTAACTGTTTGTGTAGCTTATCTACTTCTTGGCATGCTGCCAATAGCTGGGATTTAATCCCACGTCTTTTACATATTCAGTTAAATTATTatctaattgagaaaaaaagagttAGAGTAAGATAGTTTATAGGTGGCCTTTACATAGCAGAATCGCAAAAACATTGTTAGCAGATTAACTACTAGTCTACTATTACTTTTATCTGCCACCAAAACAGCAAAACAACTTAACATTAATAAGAAGATACATCTCTTCTTTATGAAAAAAGAATACAGCTGTCCttatcagaaaaagaaaaaaaggatacaGCATACAGCTGTTGAATGCATCATGATTCTGTCACACAAAAAGTTCAGGAGCAAAGATACAAAATCAGTTATTAAATGTTTTACCATTGATCTGAAAGTGTTGGCCTTATGAAAGCATAATAGTGTCCACCATGCACACCACCGCTGTGGACTAATACGCTGCAGATGGTAAAAAAATTGCCCCAAACAGGAAAGATCAAGAGGCCAgaacaatgatgaacaaatgaAAGAGCTAAAGAATTTTATGTGAATTCACGGATTTAAATACACATAAGACACTAAAGTAATAGACAATCTGAGATGTTATTTAGGCATGGAAGTCTATTTTAGTAGACTAGGCCAAGCATGGTTTTGTTGAACTTCATAATCAAGAATTACTTGCTCTTCCATAGAGAGCATATCCAGTTGTTACAGCATCGCCCTTATTCTTTCCTGCTTTACAACTACTAGGACTCAAAGCCAAAACTTCAACAAATAGACTGAGACATTCTCATTTATAAGTGAAGAAATTGAGGAAATATTTAGATTAGGGCGAGAGAGCCTTGTATTTTAGGCAGTAGTTCACAGCTGTAGAACTCCAACTAAATTTGGAAATACTATtgaaataaaaacaatataaacACTGTTTAAAATACCCTTGCAAGCCTTCAAGAGACAACTAATTCTTGAATAAGGTCATTCACAGACTAAACAGGAAGGATAGGGCAGGCACTCTTATGCAGGACATCCATGTACTTGTTTGTTCAAAATCATATGGCTGAAACAAAAAATTCAAGCAAGATGCTAACCCATTACCACAGAAAAGGGTGACATAAGAAAATTACAGGAAGAGtacttaagaaataaaaataaaattctaaaacgCCCCACCCCACATAGTGATGTTGCACAACTCACGACTGGCTGAAGACAAGTAGTCCCAAATTTAGAAGCTATCTGCAAGTCATGTAGACTCCTAGACTAAATATAAGTACACATCCTTTTTCATCTCAGGAACAAATTTAAAATTAACCAGCAATCTACATTTACAGAATTAGGAATTTCACCAAACCGAGTGGGAAATAGGTATACATCTAATACCTGTGAAGTGTGTACAGGTTTCTGACACTTCCATCAGCCTCAGGTGACAAATATTTACGATTCTCTCTATCTAGATCCAGTTGCAGAGGGAACTCATATCTGTCATTTATCTACATTGCATCACCAAACAATAAAACCGTATTAATTGATGAATGTAAGCAATCCGACAAGAAATTTTGCTACTTTTTCTTTAACTCTCATTTTATTGCTGGTACTTTGTCTAACAGAGGGCCAAGAAGGACACGCCTTATGTGCAAGGCCATTGTGCAGTTATCGCTAGAATGGATTGACTTGGAAGAAAAGATGACTGTATTAAGAAAAATCCTCTTACATGCATCACCAATAGTTACACACGACTTCAACAAGAGGACCACCATAGTGATCAAGAAATGCATGGAATATTGAGTAATATTTGTAGAAAACATCAAATATCATTAAGATGCTTTTGAAAGAAATAACCTAAAGGTAttctagaaaaagaaagaaagaacctAATAAAGGACTACATATAGTTCATGAACCTATATTAGCCTTTGAATGACAGGGTCACAGTTCAGTTGGAAAAAAATCACCATCAAATTTTAACTAATTGTCTAGATAACTACGAGTTATGGGTGCcgtatattacttatgggtgccgtatttatgttatgtaatcttgtgctgtgctttactatgtgtctgtgtggtatctcgtgccttgagccgggggtctatcggaaacagcctttctacttcttcagaggtagagatatggactgcgtacatcttaccccccagaccccactaggtgggaatacactgggtttgttgttgttgtctagATAACTACGAGTAACTGATTGTCAAACCAACAATTTAAATTGATCCATAATTAATGATGCAAAGGTAACTCAACTACCTTGGGATTGATGCTAGTTGATTAAATGATAATGATcacaatttaaattattattaataggtTAAACAAATAGAAAGATTTCAGAGTTAGTTTTATACAGGAATGATGAAACAAAAAACTTAAATGAATTAGGAATCCCCAATATGATGAGGTAAGGTTTGTGTGATATAAATTTCTAAAGCATGATTTGATATCCATTAACAGCAGCGCCACAATaatttgcttttctttttctccttcacTTATTGTTCACCAATTATTTTCCCTTTGCTTGGAAAAGAACTTCTTAACTCTCACTTCCCACAATCAGTGCTGCGGCCCAATAATCCTTCCtgttttcatttctttttccaACTTTAGTCTGCACATAAGCAGCAGGATAATCCTTCTATCCTCTCTTTGGTTTCCTTTTTCCAAAATGGTACTGCAAAGAGCAGGTTATATACCTGAACTGATACAATATCTGTTTTTTACATCTCTTTTAGAACCCCCAATTCAATTGCGTGCGCGGCCCCAATTCAATTGCGTCTACCTTACTAACCTTAGCAACCATTTACCCCTAAGGGGTCGGTTGGTAGAGTGTACaggaataatgcaaaatatggtgtattagtaatgcttgtgttagctatgcttgtatttttcttatgaagTGTTTGTTTTGATGTatcaaaaataacatgaattacataatttctaaaagaaaaaaaatatttttcagaaatacCCTCCATGTTGAAAAGGATGCAGAaaattttttgagggataatagtgtctttaattaTGTTAATACATGTATTGGATCCACtgcattgctaataccatggattttgaggtattagtaatacacacctcaatacacaatagagtgtataactaatgtaaGCATTAGTTATAATAGGGTGAAAacatataccaaacaaggtactactaaaACACATTAAACTGATGCATGCATTAActttccaatacactctaccaaacgacccctaatagtGGAAACCATTGAGACTAACAACTGAATCTTGCAGAAGTAGTGTTAAATAAAAGCATTACCAACACTTCGCAGCACAAAATATAAGCTGCTTTATCTCTTGATGACAAGCTGGTTAATCTCTAAAGAGGATTAACAGAAGAATACCGCCCTTGATGATATTTAAGCACCCAGGGGTACACTATTCAAGCATCATTAAGTAAATGATCATCAAGATGAAAGTACTGGCAATCAACGAGTGCTCCTTTTCTCAAGATTTTCATTAAACATGTCACAGTTCCATGATTAAGCAATGCAAAGGTATTTTAACCTACTGATGTTAAGAACAAGGACTGGCTTTAtatatcaaaacttcttgaagATGAATAAGAAAGATTCGAAAGAAACCATCATTTTCATC of the Capsicum annuum cultivar UCD-10X-F1 chromosome 11, UCD10Xv1.1, whole genome shotgun sequence genome contains:
- the LOC107847458 gene encoding ubiquitin C-terminal hydrolase 13 isoform X2; the encoded protein is MTIMNPLPTDQEDEEMLVPRSDLVFEGPQPMEEIGNDVEKQPPEDPQTSRFTWKIDNFSRLNIKKLYSDTFVVGGYKWRILIFPKGNNVDYLSMYLDVADSANLPYGWSRYAQFSLSVVNQIHNKYSIRKETQHQFNARESDWGFTSFMPLGELYDPNRGYIVDDACVIEAEVAVRKIVDYWSYDSKKETGFVGLKNQGATCYMNSLLQTLYHIPYFRKAVYHMPTTENDMPSASIPLALQSLFYKLQYSDNSVATKELTKSFGWDTYDSFLQHDVQELNRVLCEKLEEKMKGTVVEGTIQQLFEGHHMNYIECINVDYKSTRKESFYDLQLDVKGCADVYASFDKYVEVERLEGDNKYHAEQFGLQDAKKGVLFIDFPPVLQLQLKRFEYDFSRDTMVKINDRYEFPLQLDLDRENRKYLSPEADGSVRNLYTLHSVLVHSGGVHGGHYYAFIRPTLSDQWYKFDDERVTKEDVKRALEEQYGGEEELPQTNPGFNNAPFKFTKYSNAYMLVYIRESDKDKIMCSVDEKDIADHVRARLQREQEDKEQKKKEKAEAHLYTIIKVARDEDLKQQIGKDIHFDLVDHDKVRSFRIQKQTPFSIFKEEVAREFGVPVQFQRFWLWAKRQNHTYRPNRPLTHLEEAQTVGQLREVSNKVQNAELKLFLEVELGLDLRHIPPPDKTKDDILLFFKIYDPEKEELRYAGRLFVKGTSNPTEILNKLNEMAGYAPDQEIELYEEIKYEPIVMCELIDKKFAFRSSQLEDGDIVCYQKFLSPENRQKFRYPDVPSFLEYVYNRQAVHFRSLEKSKEDDFCLELSKTNTYDEVVERVAQQLGLDDPSKIRLTPHNCYSQQPKPQPIKYRGVDTLADMLVHYNQTSDILYYEVLDIPLPELQGLKTLKVAFHHVTKDEVVTYTIRLPKQSTVGDVINDLKKKVELSNPDAELRLLEVFYHKIYKIFHTSEKIENINDQYWTLRAEEIPEEEKNLGPVDRLIHVYHFTKETAQNQMQIQNFGEPFLMVIYEGESLAQVKVRIQKKLQVPDEDFAKWKFAFLSLGRPEYLEDSDILSNRFQRRDVYGAWEQYLGLEHPDNAPKRIHAAYQNRHTYEKPVKIYN
- the LOC107847458 gene encoding ubiquitin C-terminal hydrolase 13 isoform X1; its protein translation is MTIMNPLPTDQEDEEMLVPRSDLVFEGPQPMEAQPEIGNDVEKQPPEDPQTSRFTWKIDNFSRLNIKKLYSDTFVVGGYKWRILIFPKGNNVDYLSMYLDVADSANLPYGWSRYAQFSLSVVNQIHNKYSIRKETQHQFNARESDWGFTSFMPLGELYDPNRGYIVDDACVIEAEVAVRKIVDYWSYDSKKETGFVGLKNQGATCYMNSLLQTLYHIPYFRKAVYHMPTTENDMPSASIPLALQSLFYKLQYSDNSVATKELTKSFGWDTYDSFLQHDVQELNRVLCEKLEEKMKGTVVEGTIQQLFEGHHMNYIECINVDYKSTRKESFYDLQLDVKGCADVYASFDKYVEVERLEGDNKYHAEQFGLQDAKKGVLFIDFPPVLQLQLKRFEYDFSRDTMVKINDRYEFPLQLDLDRENRKYLSPEADGSVRNLYTLHSVLVHSGGVHGGHYYAFIRPTLSDQWYKFDDERVTKEDVKRALEEQYGGEEELPQTNPGFNNAPFKFTKYSNAYMLVYIRESDKDKIMCSVDEKDIADHVRARLQREQEDKEQKKKEKAEAHLYTIIKVARDEDLKQQIGKDIHFDLVDHDKVRSFRIQKQTPFSIFKEEVAREFGVPVQFQRFWLWAKRQNHTYRPNRPLTHLEEAQTVGQLREVSNKVQNAELKLFLEVELGLDLRHIPPPDKTKDDILLFFKIYDPEKEELRYAGRLFVKGTSNPTEILNKLNEMAGYAPDQEIELYEEIKYEPIVMCELIDKKFAFRSSQLEDGDIVCYQKFLSPENRQKFRYPDVPSFLEYVYNRQAVHFRSLEKSKEDDFCLELSKTNTYDEVVERVAQQLGLDDPSKIRLTPHNCYSQQPKPQPIKYRGVDTLADMLVHYNQTSDILYYEVLDIPLPELQGLKTLKVAFHHVTKDEVVTYTIRLPKQSTVGDVINDLKKKVELSNPDAELRLLEVFYHKIYKIFHTSEKIENINDQYWTLRAEEIPEEEKNLGPVDRLIHVYHFTKETAQNQMQIQNFGEPFLMVIYEGESLAQVKVRIQKKLQVPDEDFAKWKFAFLSLGRPEYLEDSDILSNRFQRRDVYGAWEQYLGLEHPDNAPKRIHAAYQNRHTYEKPVKIYN